Proteins co-encoded in one Lineus longissimus chromosome 11, tnLinLong1.2, whole genome shotgun sequence genomic window:
- the LOC135495664 gene encoding equilibrative nucleobase transporter 1-like isoform X1, whose amino-acid sequence MACSKNQISLFFVLYCSVEILLFAGTIFGWHSLNYVLKKEGYFAYLCRDLENGTLSADHKYSNYSAVTTEASVRTELTDAARNRTDVDKIIICDPQDSAFNLIFTLAVCITGGSVFFCGFLFDKCGTRFCRYISLTCAIISFPLIAFSTPETSVLLYPGMILLSFGSFILLLSNLQVASLIPAKKSTFMCVMYGSFDAGSAVFFILKISYAVGFSLRSYFLCMFAMFMTMVGTGTILLHPKYHIKNPLPPDYEPLSISRFIRRRREKKTSRDAVEKLSKDEEERAPAITVPAVSISTDKDNNSAENVRNQYSCPKNKFLKPAGDDRNFMVRSMNRLHVLRDTNFEKALSLHSLQDFADVPVERRRSEELTLFVGSHDNVAKDHVDTLGAGSKSKCGDDDVKEPKFKEILLSAIYMLDLFWISVLRLRCWFFMGTFNLQITFMAKGDDAIVSHYTSVFAIMQFFGFIFAPISGRLMDRKKRKTKGDPRLLKIAQVEVCVLSFALESLISVLMSIGACIPILEVQYVTCALSVVQRAFMNGPNSAFIAQVFPLKHFGKLFGMCMTVSSVFGLLQFPMFILMQGPLKGDPLIMNVILLVLMVLSFIHPVYLWWFCRSSRQKFKKEREAQS is encoded by the exons ATGGCATGCTCAAAGAACCAGATAAGCTTATTCTTCGTGCTGTACTGTTCTGTCGAGATACTGCTATTTGCGGGGACAATCTTCGGCTGGCATTCCCTGAATTATGTTCTAAAGAAGGAAGGATATTTTGCGTACCTTTGCCGCGATTTGGAGAATGGGACGTTGTCTGCTGATCACAAATACTCAAACTACTCGGCTGTTACAACGGAGGCGTCTGTGCGGACCGAGTTAACAGATGCTGCGCGGAACAGAACGGATGTTGACAAGATCATTATCTGTGATCCGCAGGATTCTGCCTTCAACTTGATCTTTACGCTTGCCGTCTGCATTACTGGTGGATCAGTGTTTTTCTGCGGATTCCTCTTTGACAAGTGTGGGACAAGATTCTGCCGTTACATCAGTTT AACTTGTGCCATCATCTCCTTCCCTTTGATTGCATTTTCAACTCCTG AAACGTCTGTCCTGCTCTACCCTGGCATGATCCTGTTAAGTTTTGGCTCCTTCATCTTGTTGCTGAGCAATCTTCAAGTCGCCAGTCTTATTCCTGCGAAGAAGTCAACATTTATGTGTGTGATGTATGGGTCGTTTGATGCAGGGTCAGCTGTATTTTTTATTCTTAAG ATTTCTTACGCCGTTGGATTTTCATTACGAAGTTACTTCCTCTGTATGTTTGCAATGTTCATGACGATGGTCGGTACTGGCACCATTCTGTTGCACCCGAAGTACCACATTAAGAATCCTCTCCCTCCCGACTACGAACCGCTGTCGATATCGAGATTCATCCGGCGCAGACgtgaaaagaaaacatcaagagATGCTGTCGAGAAACTCTCAAAAGATGAAGAGGAGAGAGCTCCAGCAATAACAGTTCCAGCTGTTTCCATCTCTACTGATAAAGATAACAACTCGgccgaaaatgtacgaaatcAGTATTCGTGTCCAAAGAATAAATTTCTAAAACCTGCTGGTGATGATAGGAATTTTATGGTGCGTTCCATGAACAGACTTCATGTTTTACGAGACACTAACTTTGAAAAGGCACTGTCGTTACATTCGTTGCAGGATTTCGCAGACGTGCCTGTAGAGAGGCGCAGGTCTGAGGAATTGACGTTATTTGTCGGAAGTCATGACAACGTGGCAAAAGATCATGTCGATACCCTAGGGGCGGGATCCAAGAGTAagtgtggtgatgatgatgtaaaAGAACCGAAGTTCAAGGAAATCCTACTAAGTGCCATCTACATGTTGGACCTGTTTTGGATATCCGTCTTACGATTGAGGTGTTGGTTTTTCATGGGGACGTTCAATCTTCAGATCACTTTCATGGCCAAGGGCGACGATGCAATTG TCAGTCACTATACTTCAGTGTTCGCCATCATGCAGTTCTTTGGATTCATATTTGCTCCCATCAGTGGTAGACTGATGGATCGAAAGAAAAGGAAAACCAAGGGGGATCCTCGTTTACTGAAAATAG CTCAAGTAGAGGTGTGCGTACTGTCGTTTGCCTTGGAAAGTTTGATAAGTGTCCTGATGTCTATAGGAGCCTGCATTCCCATCCTTGAGGTCCAGTACGTCACTTGTGCCTTATCGGTCGTCCAGAGAGCTTTCATGAATGGACCTAACTCGGCATTTATAGCTCAAGT GTTTCCATTGAAGCATTTTGGAAAGCTGTTCGGAATGTGTATGACAGTCTCATCCGTGTTTGGTTTGCTGCAGTTCCCGATGTTTATCCTGATGCAAGGACCACTCAAAGGAGACCCACTTATT